One window of the Larus michahellis chromosome 24, bLarMic1.1, whole genome shotgun sequence genome contains the following:
- the LOC141734635 gene encoding LOW QUALITY PROTEIN: death-associated protein kinase 2-like (The sequence of the model RefSeq protein was modified relative to this genomic sequence to represent the inferred CDS: deleted 2 bases in 1 codon): protein MLCPPQPPPFQARPLWRGATRASVSLPAKVATRGLPGEGRGGGRIGCLCPSPRDKRMRRDPGLVLDPAAVSHAGDGGPAPATAAPTHVAARGPAGSMQCRGRAVLAGCPPAEPGGATVTIAAGGSRPLSWESEGERGWVRRKAPEAMAEGGQEGVLVGGSLGAAPDSAQDPSEAMGSEGPVATLSPGNVEDLYELLETLGSGHFGVVRRCRERSTGTFYAAKCVKTRRCRGSRRGLERAQVEREVTILRQLRHPNIMRLHDLFASRAEVVLVLELIGGGELFDFIAEKEMLSEEEAIEFLGQILRGVEYLHARRIAHLDLKPENIMLEEKDVPKPRIKIIDFGLAQRLRDGVTLKSLCGTPQYIAPEVINYEPLSSATDMWSIGVITYILLSGLSPFQGETDAETLSNVVAGAYEFEECSFSQTSETAKDFIRQLLVKEPAHRMTAAECLVHPWIKPLSRKQAANRSRSSINMKNFRKFNARRKWKLSYNMVSACNRLCRTRLLCGLRKEEDEELRRCESDQEEEGSHPVTLLRRRRSSCS, encoded by the exons ATGCtctgccccccgcagcccccgccgttCCAGGCCCGGCCGCTGTGGCGTGGGGccacccgtgcctcagtttccctccctgcAAAGGTAGCAACGAGGGGGCTGCCCGGcgagggacggggcggggggaggatcGGCTGCTTGTGTCCCTCGCCGAGGGACAAACGGATGCGCCGTGACCCTGGGTTG GTGTTGGACCCCGCGGCCGTGTCACATGCCGGGGACGGTGGCCCGGCTCCAGCCACGGCCGCCCCCACGCACGTAGCAGCCCGGGGACCAGCTGGCTCCATGCAGTGCCGGGGGCGAGCGGTGCTGGCCGGGTGCCCCCCCGCCGAGCCCGGGGGTGCCACTGTCACCATCGCGGCGGGTGGCAGCCGTCCCCTGTCCTGGGAGAGCGAGGGAGAGCGCGGCTGGGTGCGGAGGAAGGCTCCGGAGG CGATGGCTGAGGGTGGCCAGGAGGGGGTCCTGGTTGGGGGGTCGCTGGGGGCCGCCCCTGACAGCGCCCAG GATCCATCCGAGGCTATGGGGAGTGAGGGGCCGGTGGCCACCCTCAGCCCGGGCAACGTGGAGGATCTGTACGAGCTGCTGGAGACGCTGGGCAG CGGGCACTTCGGGGTGGTGAGACGCTGTCGGGAACGCAGCACCGGGACCTTCTACGCCGCCAAATGCGTCAAGAcgcggcggtgccggggcagcCGGCGGGGGCTGGAGCGGGCGCAGGTGGAGCGAGAGGTGACCATCCTCCGCCAGCTCCGCCACCCCAACATCATGCGGCTCCACGACCTCTTCGCCAGCAGAGCCGAGGTGGTGCTCGTCCTGGAGCT GATCGGTGGCGGGGAGCTCTTCGACTTCATCGCGGAGAAGGAGATGCTGTCGGAGGAGGAGGCCATCGAGTTCCTGGGACAGATCCTGCGGGGGGTGGAATACCTGCACGCCCGCCGCATCGCCCACCTCGACCTCAAG CCCGAGAACAtcatgctggaggagaaggaCGTCCCCAAGCCCCGCATCAAGATCATCGACTTCGGGCTGGCCCAGCGTCTGCGGGACGGCGTCACCCTCAAGAGCCTCTGCGGGACCCCCCAGTACATCG CTCCTGAAGTGATCAACTATGAACCCCTGAGCTCCGCGACCGACATGTG GAGCATCGGGGTCATCACCTATATCCT GCTCAGCGGCTTGTCCCCCTTCCAGGGCGAGACGGACGCCGAGACCCTCTCCAACGTCGTGGCCGGGGCCTACGAGTTCGAGGAGTGCTCCTTCAGCCAGACCTCCGAGACGGCCAAGGACTTCATCCGGCAGCTGCTGGTGAAGGAGCCAGC GCACCGCATGACGGCGGCCGAGTGCCTGGTGCACCCCTGGATCAAG CCCCTGAGTCGGAAGCAGGCGGCCAACCGGAGCCGTTCCTCCATCAACATGAAAAACTTCCGCAAGTTCAACGCTCGGAGGAAATGGAAG CTCTCCTACAACATGgtgtccgcctgcaaccggctCTGCCGCACGCGGCTGCTCTGCGGCCTCAGgaaggaggaggacgaggagctg cgccgCTGCGAGAGCgaccaggaggaggagggcagccaCCCCGTCACGCTGCTGCGCCGGCGGAGAAGCAGCTGctcctga
- the SH2D2A gene encoding SH2 domain-containing protein 2A isoform X2, whose protein sequence is MDSWVPAWPGRGGPMDDARPLFSTFKPIGEDNKASAKPGPNTTPVQPQGAEQPRGHHDADGRVPPGSWPSPPGWSPADGDLRPELVALRARTRLWFEQTQAKRLGATGELPAWFHGFVSRRETEQLLQDQPPGCFLVRFSESTVGFVLSYRGRERCRHFVLDQLPDGRYVILGERSAHAELADLLRHYAAAPLTPYHEFLTVPRGREDEPQGGTRTPTGSDGTRSPSSEAPGSLPAYGTVSRGPPGARQTGKGGSSREAPSVPPPLPAKASSSAAAQGPYSPGGGGAAPEGPLVQARKEAVFPEPSDAKYQQLMCFHTYAEPHEGITPGPSTNRQLEEPIPFYAMGRGSSPGTGPEENIYSEVAVARQDPPAPFPRDTRGAFSTLPPKSRTHRRLFRSASSQASKRRQLPAAPTAAGKERGASSPATEGMELDDPVYSQRTSAAKRTAAGQEGPENIYEQLFGDRL, encoded by the exons ATGGACTCCTGGGTCCCTGCATGGCCGGGCAGAG GAGGCCCCATGGATGACGCCCGTCCCCTCTTCAGCACCTTCAAACCCATCGGTGAGGACAACAAAGCCAGCGCCAAGCCAGGACCCAACACAACCCCGGTCCAGCCCCAGGGAGCCGAGCAGCCCCGGGGACACCACGACGCAGACGGCAGG gtCCCGCCAGGCTCCTGGCCGTCCCCACCAGGCTGGTCCCCAGCAGATGGGGACCTGCGGCCAGAGCTGGTGGCCCTGCGTGCCCGGACGAGGCTGTGGTTCGAGCAGACGCAAGCCAAGAGGCTGGGGGCCACGGGCGAGCTCCCAGCCTGGTTCCATGGCTTCGTCAGCCGGAG GGAGACGGAGCAGTTGCTGCAGGATCAACCCCCCGGCTGCTTCCTGGTCCGCTTCAGCGAGAGCACCGTGGGCTTCGTCCTGTCCTACAG gggCAGGGAGCGCTGCCGGCACTTCGTCCTGGACCAGCTGCCGGACGGGCGGTACGTGATCCTGGGGGAGCGGAGCGCCCACGCCGAGCTGGCCGACCTGCTGCGGCACTACGCCGCGGCCCCCCTCACCCCCTACCACGAGTTCCTGACGGTGCCGCGCGGAAGG GAGGATGAGCCCCAAGGAGGGACGCGGACCCCCACTGGCAGCGATGGCACGCGTTCCCCATCGAGCGAAGCACCAGGAAGCCTCCCAGCGTACGGCACCGTGTCCAGGGGACCCCCGGGAGCCAGGCAGACGGGAAAAGGGGGCTCCTCCAGGGAG gctcccaGCGTCCCCCCGCCGCTCCCAGCCAAAGCCAGCTCCTCGGCGGCGGCTCAGGGGCCGTacagccccggcggcggcggagcagcTCCTGAAGGTCCCCTCGTTCAAGCGCGCAAAGAAGCCGTCTTCCCCGAGCCGTCCGACGCCAAGTACCAGCAGCTCATGTGTTTCCACACCTACGCCGAGCCCCACGAGGGCATCACTCCCGGTCCCTCCACCAACCGCCAGCTGGAAGAGCCCATCCCCTTCTACGCCATGGGACGGGGCTCCAGCCCCGGCACCGGGCCAGAGGAGAACATCTACTCCGAGGTGGCAGTAGCCCGGCAGGATCCGCCCgctcccttccccagggacacCCGAGGCGCCTTCTCCACGCTGCCCCCCAAATCCCGCACCCACCGCCGGCTCTTCCGCAGCGCTTCCAGCCAGGCTTCCAAGAGGCGGCAGCTCCCGGCAGCTCCTACCGCAGCcgggaaggagagaggagcctCCAGCCCGGCTACGGAG GGAATGGAGCTCGATGATCCCGTTTACAGCCAGAGGACGAGCGCTGCAAAGCGAACCGCGGCCGGGCAGGAGGGACCCGAGAACATTTACGAGCAGCTTTTCGGAGACCGGCTCTAA
- the INSRR gene encoding LOW QUALITY PROTEIN: insulin receptor-related protein (The sequence of the model RefSeq protein was modified relative to this genomic sequence to represent the inferred CDS: substituted 1 base at 1 genomic stop codon): protein MDIRNDVSQLQKLENCSIIEGNLQILLMFTTGAEDFRGLSFPRLLMITEYLLLFRVYGLESLRDLFPNLSVIRGTNLFFSYALVIFEMPHLRDVGLHSLAHVLRGSVRIERNQELCHLSTIDWGLLLPDAVDNTYIVGNKLAEECADVCPGILDVEKPCAQTSVNGQLDYRCWTSSYCQKVCPCGAGSACTATGECCHAECLGGCGRPRDNRACVACRHFHFNGHCLPSCPPRTYEYEGWRCVTAEYCASLRKVSHNPRDASKFVIHQRQCLSECPSGYTRNDSSIFCHKCEGLCPKECKVGTKTIDSTRAAQELGGCTLVEGNLIVNIRRGYNLASELQSSLGLIETITGFLKIKHSFALVSLSFFKNLKLIRGDSMVDGNYTLYVLDNQNLQQLWDWSHHVLSIPVGKMYFAFNPKLCLAEIYRMEEVTGTKGRQNKAEINPRTNGDRASCKTQTLRFISNVTESDRIFLKWERYQPPEYRDLLSFIVYYKESPFQNVSEYVGQDACGAQSWNMLDVELPLSSEQAPGVALLNLRPWTQYAIFVRAITLTTAEEGRNYGAQSEVVYIRTMPAAPTVPRDVISMSNSSSHIVVRWKPPTQRNGNITYYLVLWQQLAEDMELYVNDYCHKGLKLPTSSADTRFGDGDGPEVEQDAEERCCPCRPADGQLRMEGEAESFQKKFENFLHNSIIIPRPPWKVTSINKNPQRXAGTTQAWRPPAPSRAGGEPKPDFQIFEDKVVRDRAVLSRLRHFTEYRIDIHACNHAAHTVGCSAATFVFARTMPELQADNIPGNVTWEPAGKNSVLLRWEEPRNPNGLILKYEIKYSRESEVTTVVCVSRHRYSKYGGVHLALLQPGNYSAKVRATSLAGNGSWTGLVKFYILGPAEEESGSFYVLLTVTPVVLMVLISCLAVFVFFYNKKRYGTLYASVNPEYFSALDMYIPDEWEVPREKITVIRELGQGSFGMVYEGLALGLVAEGEETKVALKTVNELATMRERIEFLNEASVMKAFKCHHVVRLLGVVSQGQPALVIMELMTRGDLKSYLRSLRPDAENNPGLPPPSLKDMIQMAGEIADGMAYLNANKFVHRDLAARNCMVSEDFTVKIGDFGMTRDIYETDYYRKGGKGLLPVRWMSPEALKDGIFNTQSDVWSFGVVLWEIATLAEQPYQGMSNEQVLRFVMDNGVLERPENCPDKLHELMCRCWQQNPRQRPSFVQLLESIKDHMAPAFRTLSFFYSPENRRRGSAEPSDPETEQGPGEDEPPASPLPNRKDGGRLPNGTA from the exons ATGGACATCCGCAACGACGTCTCCCAGCTCCAGAAGCTGGAGAACTGCTCCATCATCGAGGGCAACCTGCAGATCCTCTTGATGTTCACCACGGGCGCCGAGGACTTTCGGGGGCTCAGCTTCCCCCGCCTGCTGATGATCACCGAGTACCTGCTCCTCTTCCGCGTCTACGGGCTGGAGAGCCTGCGGGATCTCTTCCCCAACCTCTCCGTCATCCGCGGCACCAACCTCTTCTTCAGCTACGCCTTGGTCATCTTCGAGATGCCCCACCTGCGGGACGTGGGGCTGCACAGCCTGGCCCACGTCCTGCGGGGCTCCGTCCGCATCGAACGCAACCAGGAGCTTTGTCACCTCTCCACCATCgactgggggctgctgctgcccgacGCCGTGGACAACACCTACATCGTGGGCAACAAATTGGCCGAAGAGTGCGCCGACGTCTGCCCGGGCATCTTAGACGTGGAGAAACCCTGTGCCCAGACCAGCGTCAACGGGCAGCTGGATTATCGCTGCTGGACCTCCAGCTACTGCCAGAAAG TGTGCCCGTGCGGCGCGGGCTCGGCGTGCACGGCGACGGGCGAGTGCTGCCACGCCGAATGCTTGGGGGGTTGCGGGCGACCCCGCGACAACCGGGCCTGCGTCGCCTGCCGCCACTTCCACTTCAACGGCcactgcctgccctcctgcccgcCCCGCACCTACGAGTACGAGGGCTGGCGCTGCGTCACCGCCGAGTACTGCGCCAGCCTCCGCAAGGTCTCCCACAACCCCCGCGACGCCTCCAAGTTCGTCATCCACCAGCGGCAGTGCCTCTCCGAGTGTCCCTCCGGCTACACCCGGAACGACAGCAG CATCTTCTGCCACAAGTGCGAGGGGCTGTGCCCCAAGGAGTGCAAGGTGGGCACCAAGACCATCGACTCGACGCGGGCGGcgcaggagctggggggctgcacccTCGTGGAGGGCAACCTCATCGTCAACATCCGCCGGGGCT ATAACCTGGCCTCGGAGCTCCAGAGCAGCCTGGGGCTCATCGAGACCATCACGGGCTTCCTGAAGATCAAGCACTCCTTCGCCCTTGTCTCCTTGTCCTTCTTCAAGAACCTCAAGCTGATCCGCGGCGACTCCATGGTGGACGG gaATTACACCCTGTACGTCCTGGACAACCAgaacctgcagcagctctgggactGGAGCCACCACGTCCTCTCCATCCCCGTGGGCAAGATGTACTTCGCCTTCAACCCCAAGCTCTGCCTGGCCGAGATCTACCGCATGGAGGAGGTGACGGGCACCAAGGGGAGGCAGAACAAGGCGGAGATCAACCCCCGCACCAACGGGGACCGGGCGTCCT GCAAGACCCAGACCCTCCGCTTCATCTCCAACGTCACCGAATCTGACCGCATCTTCCTCAAGTGGGAGCGGTACCAGCCCCCCGAGTACCGCGACCTCCTCAGCTTCATCGTCTACTACAAGGAGTC ACCCTTCCAGAACGTGTCGGAGTACGTGGGGCAGGACGCCTGCGGGGCGCAGAGCTGGAACATGCTGGACGTGGAGCTGCCGCTCAGCAGCGAGCAGGCGCCGGGGGTGGCCCTGCTCAACCTGCGCCCCTGGACCCAGTACGCCATCTTCGTCCGCGCCATCACCCTCACCACCGCCGAGGAAGGACGCAACTACGGGGCGCAGAGCGAGGTGGTCTACATCCGCACCATGCCGGCGG CCCCGACGGTGCCCCGGGATGTCATCTCCATGTCCAACTCCTCCTCCCACATCGTGGTGCGTTGGAAGCCGCCCACGCAACGCAACGGCAACATCACCTACTACCtggtgctgtggcagcagctggcTGAGGACATGGAGCTCTATGTCAATGACTACTGCCACAAAG GTCTGAAGCTGCCCACCAGCAGCGCGGACACCCGCTTCGGGGACGGGGACGGCCCCGAGGTGGAGCAGGACGCGGAGGAGCGGTGCTGTCCCTGCCGCCCCGCCGATGGGCAGCTCCGCATGGAGGGTGAAGCCGAGTCCTTCCAGAAGAAGTTCGAGAACTTCCTCCACAACTCCATCATCATCCCCAG GCCACCCTGGAAGGTGACATCCATCAACAAGAACCCGCAGAGGTGAGCGGGGACCACGCAAGCCTGGAGG CCGCCGGCCCCCAGCCGCGCCGGGGGCGAGCCCAAACCCGACTTCCAGATCTTCGAGGACAAGGTGGTGCGCGACCGGGCGGTGCTGTCGCGGCTGCGGCACTTCACCGAATATCGCATCGACATCCACGCCTGCAACCACGCCGCGCACACCGTGGGCTGCAGCGCCGCCACCTTCGTCTTTGCCAGGACCATGCCGGAGC tgCAAGCCGACAACATTCCCGGCAACGTCACCTGGGAGCCGGCTGGCAAGAACAGCGTCCTGCTCCGCTGGGAAGAGCCCAGGAACCCCAACGGGCTCATCCTCAAGTACGAGATCAAGTACAGCCGTGAGAGCGAG GTCACCACCGTCGTCTGCGTGTCCCGTCACCGCTACTCCAAGTACGGAGGGGTCCACCTGGCTCTGCTCCAGCCGGGCAACTACTCTGCCAAGGTCCGGGCCACCTCGTTGGCCGGCAACGGCTCGTGGACGGGGCTCGTCAAGTTTTACATCCTGGGGCCAG CCGAGGAGGAGTCCGGCAGCTTCTACGTCCTGCTCACCGTCACGCCCGTGGTCCTCATGGTGCTCATCTCCTGCCTCGCCGTCTTCGTCTTCTTCTACAACAAGAAGAGGTA CGGGACGCTCTACGCCTCCGTCAACCCCGAGTACTTCAGTGCCTTGGACA TGTACATCCCCGATGAGTGGGAGGTGCCGCGGGAGAAGATCACGGTGATCCGGGAGCTGGGACAGGGCTCCTTCGGGATGGTGTACGAGGGGCTGGCGCTGGGGCTGGTCGCCGAGGGTGAGGAGACCAAGGTGGCCCTGAAGACGGTCAACGAGTTGGCCACCATGCGAGAGCGCATCGAGTTCCTCAACGAGGCCTCCGTCATGAAAGCCTTCAAGTGCCACCACGTG GTTCGTCTGCTCGGCGTCGTGTCCCAGGGCCAGCCAGCTTTGGTCATCATGGAGCTGATGACACGCGGGGACCTGAAGAGCTACCTGCGCTCACTCAGACCTGACGCCGAG AACAACCCCGGGCTGCCGCCGCCGTCGCTCAAGGACATGATCCAGATGGCGGGGGAGATCGCCGACGGCATGGCGTACCTCAACGCCAACAAGTTCGTGCACCGGGACCTGGCCGCCCGCAACTGCATGGTCTCCGAGGACTTCACCGTCAAGATCGGAG ATTTCGGCATGACCCGGGATATCTACGAGACGGATTACTATCGGAAAGGGGGCAAGGGGCTGCTCCCCGTCCGCTGGATGTCCCCCGAGGCCCTCAAGGACGGCATCTTCAACACGCAGTCCGACGTCTG GTCCTTCGGGGTGGTGCTGTGGGAGATCGCCACGCTGGCCGAGCAGCCCTACCAGGGCATGTCCAACGAGCAGGTCCTGCGCTTCGTCATGGACAACGGCGTCCTGGAGCGGCCCGAAAACTGCCCCGATAAACT CCACGAGCTGATGTGCCGGTGCTGGCAGCAGAACCCCCGCCAGCGCCCTTCCTTCGTCCAGCTCCTGGAGAGCATCAAGGACCACATGGCCCCCGCTTTCCGCACCCTCTCCTTCTTCTACAGCCCCGAGAACCGCCGGCGGGGTTCGGCGGAACCCTCCGACCCCGAGACCGAACAGGGCCCCGGGGAGGACgagccccccgcctcccccctgcccaaCCGCAAGGACGGCGGCCGGCTCCCCAACGGGAcggcctga
- the SH2D2A gene encoding SH2 domain-containing protein 2A isoform X1: protein MVPHPTAPRTESRLGGQPSPAAPDPRMQPVGTKSPSTCQRASGRSPRLATARPRVPVSPGCHPNATPPPSRDVSPSCKSSCGFGCRFLPSQAAETQTGARGQSRPSRHPAPVPDAGHGLLGPCMAGQSTFKPIGEDNKASAKPGPNTTPVQPQGAEQPRGHHDADGRVPPGSWPSPPGWSPADGDLRPELVALRARTRLWFEQTQAKRLGATGELPAWFHGFVSRRETEQLLQDQPPGCFLVRFSESTVGFVLSYRGRERCRHFVLDQLPDGRYVILGERSAHAELADLLRHYAAAPLTPYHEFLTVPRGREDEPQGGTRTPTGSDGTRSPSSEAPGSLPAYGTVSRGPPGARQTGKGGSSREAPSVPPPLPAKASSSAAAQGPYSPGGGGAAPEGPLVQARKEAVFPEPSDAKYQQLMCFHTYAEPHEGITPGPSTNRQLEEPIPFYAMGRGSSPGTGPEENIYSEVAVARQDPPAPFPRDTRGAFSTLPPKSRTHRRLFRSASSQASKRRQLPAAPTAAGKERGASSPATEGMELDDPVYSQRTSAAKRTAAGQEGPENIYEQLFGDRL, encoded by the exons ATGGTGCCGCATCCCACCGCCCCGAGAACCGAATCCCGGCTCGGGGGCCAACCGAGCCCCGCGGCACCGGATCCCAGGATGCAGCCGGTAGGAACAAAGAGCCCTTCAACGTGCCAACGGGCGAGCGGCCGGAGCCCCCGCCTCGCCACAGCCCGGCCGAGGGTGCCGGTGTCACCTGGGTGTCACCCTAATGCCACCCCACCGCCTTCCCGTGACGTCTCGCCATCGTGCAAGAGCTCTTGCGGCTTCGGCTGCCGCTTCCTGCCCTCGCAGGCAGCGGAGACGCAAACGGGGGCGAGGGGACAAAGCCGCCCGTCCCGCCACCCTGCCCCTGTCCCCGACGCCGGCCATGGACTCCTGGGTCCCTGCATGGCCGGGCAGAG CACCTTCAAACCCATCGGTGAGGACAACAAAGCCAGCGCCAAGCCAGGACCCAACACAACCCCGGTCCAGCCCCAGGGAGCCGAGCAGCCCCGGGGACACCACGACGCAGACGGCAGG gtCCCGCCAGGCTCCTGGCCGTCCCCACCAGGCTGGTCCCCAGCAGATGGGGACCTGCGGCCAGAGCTGGTGGCCCTGCGTGCCCGGACGAGGCTGTGGTTCGAGCAGACGCAAGCCAAGAGGCTGGGGGCCACGGGCGAGCTCCCAGCCTGGTTCCATGGCTTCGTCAGCCGGAG GGAGACGGAGCAGTTGCTGCAGGATCAACCCCCCGGCTGCTTCCTGGTCCGCTTCAGCGAGAGCACCGTGGGCTTCGTCCTGTCCTACAG gggCAGGGAGCGCTGCCGGCACTTCGTCCTGGACCAGCTGCCGGACGGGCGGTACGTGATCCTGGGGGAGCGGAGCGCCCACGCCGAGCTGGCCGACCTGCTGCGGCACTACGCCGCGGCCCCCCTCACCCCCTACCACGAGTTCCTGACGGTGCCGCGCGGAAGG GAGGATGAGCCCCAAGGAGGGACGCGGACCCCCACTGGCAGCGATGGCACGCGTTCCCCATCGAGCGAAGCACCAGGAAGCCTCCCAGCGTACGGCACCGTGTCCAGGGGACCCCCGGGAGCCAGGCAGACGGGAAAAGGGGGCTCCTCCAGGGAG gctcccaGCGTCCCCCCGCCGCTCCCAGCCAAAGCCAGCTCCTCGGCGGCGGCTCAGGGGCCGTacagccccggcggcggcggagcagcTCCTGAAGGTCCCCTCGTTCAAGCGCGCAAAGAAGCCGTCTTCCCCGAGCCGTCCGACGCCAAGTACCAGCAGCTCATGTGTTTCCACACCTACGCCGAGCCCCACGAGGGCATCACTCCCGGTCCCTCCACCAACCGCCAGCTGGAAGAGCCCATCCCCTTCTACGCCATGGGACGGGGCTCCAGCCCCGGCACCGGGCCAGAGGAGAACATCTACTCCGAGGTGGCAGTAGCCCGGCAGGATCCGCCCgctcccttccccagggacacCCGAGGCGCCTTCTCCACGCTGCCCCCCAAATCCCGCACCCACCGCCGGCTCTTCCGCAGCGCTTCCAGCCAGGCTTCCAAGAGGCGGCAGCTCCCGGCAGCTCCTACCGCAGCcgggaaggagagaggagcctCCAGCCCGGCTACGGAG GGAATGGAGCTCGATGATCCCGTTTACAGCCAGAGGACGAGCGCTGCAAAGCGAACCGCGGCCGGGCAGGAGGGACCCGAGAACATTTACGAGCAGCTTTTCGGAGACCGGCTCTAA